The following is a genomic window from Pseudophryne corroboree isolate aPseCor3 chromosome 3, aPseCor3.hap2, whole genome shotgun sequence.
ACGAGATGTTTTGTCTATGCCTAGAGCAGATATGTTGAAACCTAAGGAAAGGATTGACAAACAAATTGTCCTATTTGTCACCAACTACAACGTCTCCAGTCCAGTAGTTCCAAGAGCTCTTGTGATAGCCGGGCAGAggcaggtccatcagtgattttaaaaagcattgtcacgtcaggccgtttcatcacataagcaagcagtttattcacagttcagacagggttatcacgacaataacatttgatttcttgttctcctcttttcagcgtaatattcatatgggttacatcaggttatatctccttttatttgcttcactggcaataacagcatttacagtgatgtggcagcattacagtacagtacataccagcgcagtctctgggaatcagtagtgcggcttccgcaaactgagattcatttcagtgtgctctcccccattcgctaggggctctatctaaacaggatctctcatggacacgttactgggggccttccgccacacgtggtttcctaccactcacccagctcgtcctctcccgcagactcacatctcccgtcctgcttcttgggtacccctgctaGGTTGGGGATCCCCTCTGgttcttccactgattgctcatgctgttgctgctctcacactgcaaatctggatatctcttgctcttcctagcagcacctacatgctgttccataatgcgagggactgtggagtaccatgcttgttccacagtccccagactgcatttctcctggacacttagcctgtgccctccatcctcagtcctcagctcacactgaaatctagcctctgctttgttccttctactaaaaacccctacacttcctgtcctaactccttacatgtcacagggtctgcaagtaactggttttggggccataaaccccCCCACTCACTGATgagaatcaaaaggcttttggaactttccaaaatctgttgtctcctaacattccagtatgccacactctGAGGGTCTTGTGGCCCATAGTATCTTCCGATAAGAGCTTACCTACGTTTAAGAACAAGCGCCCGCTCACGTGTTTTACACGAGGGAAGAATATCAGGGACCATGTAGTACATGCGGATGTGACAGGAATGGGTTCAGCTGTAACCACTAACTTCCTGTCCAAAGCCCCAGGCTGTTATCGGTGCCTGGGCTGTAAAACATGTACGTATCTACAAACCGGGCCTTCATTTATTTCCAGTAATACAGGTAGAACGTATAGAATTCACCATGTTCTTTCGTGTACCATGTCCCATATCATTTATGTAATTACCCGCCCGTGCAAGCTgcaatatgtgggtaaaaccatttGCACGGCCAGGGAGAGACTCGCCttacatactgtagatctgctgTCAAGAGTGCCTTGGGTAGCAAGGTGTCggatcaacctgtggccagacactatgCAGAGCTAGGGCACTCTTTGCACGATCTAAGATTTCAAATCATTTACCATGTCCCCAAATCTTTAAGAGGAGAGGACAGGGGAAGCCAGCTTTTGAGGATGGAGGCAAGATGGATACATGTCTTGAACACCATCAATCCAGCAGGGCTCAATGATAAGATTCAGTGGAACACCATTTAGGGGGTGTTCAGTTCATGTATACGTTGCCTTTAGTATATATTTTTTAGAAGGAATCGTTTAATATCAATTGTTGGGAATAACTATGATTAGGTGATAGATACTGGAATTGATTGCTCATAGATGAAATACCATATGGCTATTATGGATCATGTAATTAGACATGTTGTTCCGATGGTTGCTATTTTTAGTTACTATTGACCATTTCTAAATAACATTGGTCTATTTATGTACACTTTTATCACCACACTGTTAGTATTTGAGAAGTTATTGTATGTTATACTTTGTTTTATTTCAGCCCCTTGTAACATGCAAGCATTAGGCTCCTGGCATCTGGTTTGCACGGGTTGCCATGGCTGCCTTACTGTTCCCAACGCCGGGTTTCTGGGGGCGGGTCTTCACACAGGAATCGGCCAGCTCGTCCCATTCTCGGGTCTTCTAAAGCTTTAAAGGTATGTTGTTTTACAGTTATTGTTTGtatcaccttgaagaaggggcgttgtggccccgaaacgtcgtACACCGTGATGTATTAAAGCACATTTGCACCTTAATCTACGGagaacagactctgagtgccgcaaggacagctatttgtatgtattttttcCCGAAGGGCACCGGAGCAACTATCAGCGACAGTGAGTGCCAATTCagtgtattgtgtgtgtatgtatatatatatatacatatatatatatatacacatatatatatatatatatatatatatacacatacatatatatatatatatatacacatatatatatatatatatatatatatacatacatacatatttatttaacatacctcccaacgtgaccctctccaggagggacaaaatgctctgcttccggacttttctcttaatgtatgattgccagcacctgtgttgaacaggttaatggataagaaaggtgtttcagcacaggtgatggcaatcatacagtgagagggaagtccaggagcagagcatcctgtccctcctggagagggtcacattgggaggtatgatatagatatatatatatatatatatatatatattttttttatttttttattttttttggggggggggggcagacatgcacTTAtggatacatatatttttatacacaAGTAAATACTGAAGATAATTTGATCACACTGATACTTTAGGCCTGTTTAAAAAAAGCTAATTATTTACTCAAGAACAGTAGTTTCAATTGTATaagtgtattttattttattttagaataGGACCTAGGACCATATCCTAGCTTTCAAACTAAATTATTATTAAGTTAAGATTATAGTATTATACATAgtatacataatgtaatatttaCACAATATGATCCTCTATTACCATTGTGAGGTCATGAATTCAGAATGTTGAAAAATTATAAACTGTGCTTTACACACATTGTCacactccaacccccccccccacacacacacacacacacacacacacacacacacacacacacacacacacacacacacacacacacacacacacacacacacacacacactctgacgtTTTATGCACAGTCAATAATGTCCATTGCGGTTTGAAATAGTCACTATAAATGTCATTTTCTGTTGTAAAGAGAGAACCCAGCAGAGGGCCACAGGCAGCTTTGTTGAGACCCTCTTCAGAAACAGTCCACCATGATGCAAACGTAAAGCCACTGTTTCTACCCTGGAGCTTGAAAAAGAATCAACACTTGCCAGCATGGCTGGTTTACCCCATATGCACGTAGTTACAAGTTTGAATACTTGGAGGATGGGAGAACATTAATagtatgtttttttcttttgaAACTGCTTCACCAAACCTGTGAGGACCTCCAGACCCTCCACAAGTCCATCCCCAGTGGCTGCACAGCACCCTTGGACATGCCACTGGTGTCCAATTATCTTTGTCAGCCCCAACTCATCTGCCAACTCTGCGGGGCTCCTGGCACCTGGAAGATCTTGCTTATTAGCCATCACCAAGAAGGGAACTCCTCTCATTTCATCATGTTCCAAGATAGTACTGAGCTCTGACCTGGCCTCCAGAAATCTCTCTGGGTCAGCACTGTCCACCACAAACACAAGCCCATCTGTATTCATGAAGTAATGACTCCACAGTGCCCGGATCTTGTCCTGGCCACCCACGTCCCACACAGTGAACATGACATTACGGGTGGGTTCCACAGTCTCTACATTGAATCCAATGGTGGGTATTGTACAGACTGTCTCATTCAGCTTAATCTTGTAAAGTACTGTGGTTTTTCCAGCAGCATCAAGACCCAGCATCAGGATTCGAGCCTTGGTACTAGAGAAGTTCGTCAGAGTTTCATAGAGGCTGCTCAGTAGACCACCCATGGCTGCAGTAGATATTCTTGTTCTGGTTCCTTTCTGTAAAAATCAGTTTGTTCTCTGTTGCTGTTTATGTGCTTGTAAATCTTCATTGCTATATATACCGTATTCTTTCACTAGCCAAACCCATGTTACTTAGTAACAAGGGAAGCCTGAAAAAAAAGATCCTCTCTGCATTGTCACTCTGTGCTGTGTTGGAAGATTTCTACACAACCTGTTCTGACAGCAACACTAGTGAGAGAAGCACAGGAAGTGACCTCATCAATTGGATACTTTCAGTTTCAGAGGCAGCTTATATAGAAACATAAATATTAAGGCATAAATCATGAAATATATCAGCACAAATAAGCGGTTTTATGCCAATGTAATATTTACCTGTAGAAAGGGACAACTCAGCAATCATTTTTAGTAGTAAAACATTCTACTCCTGCAGTTACACAAAAATAAATATCTTATATTAGTATAGAGCAGATCTATGAAGGATAGAATTTCATTCTTTGCTCACTGCAAAACAAATTTCTCTAATAGCCAGTCAGGAAAGTGCTCATGGACATAATGGTATTGAGGATATTTATCAAAGGGCGAGATGCTGTTTGTGAGCCTTTTACCATTAGCTTTGCTGGTCTGTGCAATGGCATcgcttgcacacccctagttacgaccCTGTTTTCACCAGTCAGAGCAAAGCAGTTCTATATTGGTTGCATTCATGGCCGTTCGCACCGCACCGCCCCCCCGTTTGGCCGTCTCCCCCGTCCCCCGTTTGGCTGCCCTGGAAACTGAgttttgcctctgcctgattgacaggcagaggcgattgcattttctgtgccccccccccccgcagaaaatgtgggcgcatgcacaggacgagcgctgtgcatgcgcccgcatctttttctcatttGTTGCAGTTGGAACGCACACTGAAAAGGATTTACACTGGAcagaggtcaacaggtacaaaagatctACAGGTTCAAATGTTTTTCTTATTTGCttttttacacctttttcatactttaccatccatgtggactatgattaggaATCGTAACCTTGCTCGCAGAATGGCAAGCAAAGTGAAAATGGTGTCGtactttttgtgtcgaccattttctgtGTCAATCTTTccatatgtcgaccttttgcacctgtctaccttttcccatgtcgaccttttgtcggtgttgacctactgcatgttgactgtgtgtcagtgtcgacctaatgcatgttgaccatatggggttgacctaatgacttttGACCTACACAATGTAGATCTTCTataacagcggtggccaacctgtggctcttgagctacatgcagctctttctttcttcaaatgtggcttctaacacacaaagtcacataaccactgctctccagaaaaacatgcagcagcactactgggacttagaactgagggagccagatactagagatgagacacccaccagaaaacagaggacacataatgggctgctgcaatggcatgaattgggggaagctgaagtgacacatgagggtgctggctgaagtgacaggagggtgctggttggagtgacatgagggtgctggttggagtgacatgagggtgctggttggagtgatatgagggtgctggttggagtgacacattgggggagctgaagtgtattatgtgaatctggatttttcaatatattttatgtggatctggcttttacaattattttatgtggaagtggctttttcaatgtattttatgttggatctggctttttcaatgtattttatactaggggcgtggcctagaaggcacaaggccacaccccatttttgcatgtgcgccttcggctcgatgtcggctctttgaagtacctaacacatttttttggctctttgtctttgACTGGTTGGGCACCCCTGTTCTATACCATTTCTGCACATATGATATCTGCACCacatgaagtgcacatggttttgcccattagagaaaatttttgctgctgcaatcaggcctgaattaggccctatataccattgctattgtcataatttgagccaattACCAATAGAAGGGGGGTTCTAGGCAACTGGAATGCCCCCTGCGTTTGACTATGCACTGGCTGAGGTtaactaggagggcaccggagcacatgtAAGTATTTTATGGGAGTGCTGCTGTATTGTACTGACTTAGATATAGATATGTAGACTTCATCTTATTTCTCCTACACTCTTTATTagggatgagctggttcggttctctgacTTTACCATTCGAACCCggaatccgagccaggctcgggtttccccgcctgactcggaaaccagaacgaggcgactcggaaaccagaacgaggcaaaacgtaatcatcccgctgtcggattctcgcggggtttggattccatataaggagccgcgcgtccccgccattttcagtccagcattggagagtatagagagaggacatgtccagTCAAagaggttgtgtcctcttgctgccatatgtccattgctgctgtgttgtgctgcatcagttctgtggttgtgtattgtgctgcatcagtccactggtagtgtcctgtgcatcagccatcagtcattccagtgaccaggcagtcacagtgtttgtgtcctcttgctgccatatgtccattacattgctgctgtgttgtgccgcatcatttcagtggtggtgtattgtactgcatcagtccagtggtagtgtcctgtgcatcagccatcagt
Proteins encoded in this region:
- the LOC135057781 gene encoding ADP-ribosylation factor-like, with product MGGLLSSLYETLTNFSSTKARILMLGLDAAGKTTVLYKIKLNETVCTIPTIGFNVETVEPTRNVMFTVWDVGGQDKIRALWSHYFMNTDGLVFVVDSADPERFLEARSELSTILEHDEMRGVPFLVMANKQDLPGARSPAELADELGLTKIIGHQWHVQGCCAATGDGLVEGLEVLTGLVKQFQKKKTYY